One Elaeis guineensis isolate ETL-2024a chromosome 10, EG11, whole genome shotgun sequence genomic window carries:
- the LOC105052621 gene encoding OVARIAN TUMOR DOMAIN-containing deubiquitinating enzyme 2 isoform X1, whose amino-acid sequence MEGIVVRRVIPSDNSCLFNAVGYVMDHDKHRAPELRQVIAATVASDPRKYNQAFLGKSNVEYCGWILNPEKWGGAIELAILSEYYGREIAAYDIQTTRCDLYGQDRNYRERVMLIYDGLHYDALAMSPFEGAPEEFDQTIFTVDNGRSIGHVEGLTLNLVRDAQRKRSYTDTANFTLRCGVCQIGVVGQKEAVEHAQATGHVNFQEFQ is encoded by the exons ATGGAAGGAATCGTTGTGAGAAGAGTCATACCCTCCGACAATAGCTGCCTATTCAATGCTGTAGG GTATGTAATGGATCACGACAAGCACCGAGCTCCAGAGCTAAGACAG GTTATAGCTGCAACAGTGGCGAGTGATCCAAGAAAATATAACCAAGCATTTCTTGGAAAATCAAATGTAGAATACTGTGGCTGGATTTTGAATCCTGAGAAGTGGGGAG GTGCAATTGAACTTGCAATTCTATCAGAATATTATGGACGTGAAATTGCAGCATATGATATCCAGACCACCCGTTGTGATTTGTATGGCCAG GATAGGAATTATCGAGAGAGGGTTATGCTTATTTATGATGGCCTGCATTATGATGCATTAGCT ATGTCTCCATTTGAAGGAGCACCGGAAGAGTTTGATCAAACCATTTTTACTGTTGACAATGGTCGTTCTATTGGGCATGTGGAAGGCCTCACTCTTAATCTTGTTAGGGATGCTCAGAG GAAGAGGAGTTATACAGACACTGCCAATTTCACCTTGCGTTGCGGGGTGTGCCAAATTGGTGTTGTTGGTCAAAAG GAGGCTGTTGAACATGCCCAAGCTACGGGTCATGTTAATTTTCAGGAGTTTCAGTAA
- the LOC105052622 gene encoding uncharacterized protein — protein MASSAAGGRLRARNRAVLSPKTLASPPDSDLHTTGKPYLRRRVSNPAFPSPAGSRPRKGGGASGGRRSGPTTPLLRWKFDDVDRSAKPPPESSGKPRRRARAAAGAAPPPVSVRKIAAGIWHLWAPQVSGGGGGGGGGGGGGGGEERRRARVALEPVPGHLQVSSLGKPDSTNLHNTAKNELMSPISVLDLKNGNTNKLKPSAALPSSAMERATKWDPGSSKASDELYRIRGHLNILEDNQMTTVSVVSTLQAELKQARDHISELETERQLAKKKLDQFLRKLAEEKALWRSREHEKVRAIIDGMKDDLNRERKNRQRMEIVNSKLVNELAEAKLSVKRLLQDYEKERKARELMEEVCNELAKEIEEGRAVVEAMKRESMKIREEVEEERRMLQMAEVWREERVQMKLIDAKITLEDKYSQLSKLQKDIESFLKAQTIANSDTAVIEGAVSLQIKANSVMLQEMKGLTYHPPLASDDICSVFEEHRPREEINEREREPCSEYRPNNHTSKIHIANAETDVFLEKATMQYANGAIDINGDKEDDSGWETLSHDEEQSLRNSPGGSDPSVNGIFEESNASSTGTEWEENGDDGKPNNEISDVQNRRHSRKDVSSISRLWRSSCPDNGENCKMIPIELTNGRLSNGKNSHGSFSSDRGSGEVGLSPPSIGHWSSPDSLNPHLSRKMKGCIEWPRGVHKHSLKAKLLEARTESQKIQLRHVLKQKI, from the exons ATGGCGAGTTCGGCTGCCGGCGGCCGCCTCCGGGCGCGGAACCGGGCGGTGCTGTCCCCCAAAACCCTGGCGTCGCCGCCCGACTCCGATCTCCACACCACTGGGAAGCCCTACTTGCGCCGGCGGGTCAGCAACCCGGCATTTCCTTCGCCCGCCGGATCCCGCCCGAGGAAGGGCGGCGGCGCCTCAGGTGGGAGGAGAAGTGGTCCCACCACTCCCCTCCTCCGGTGGAAGTTTGACGACGTGGATCGTTCAGCTAAGCCCCCGCCGGAGTCCTCCGGAAAGCCCCGCCGGAGGGCTAGGGCTGCCGCTGGAGCGGCGCCACCGCCCGTCTCTGTGAGGAAGATCGCTGCCGGGATCTGGCATTTGTGGGCTCCTCAAGttagcggcggcggcggcggcggcggcggcggcggcggcggcggcggcggagagGAAAGAAGGCGAGCTCGGGTAGCCCTTGAG CCTGTTCCTGGCCATCTACAAGTCTCATCACTTGGTAAACCTGATAGCACAAATCTCCATAATACAGCAAAGAATGAGTTGATGAGTCCTATTTCGGTATTGGATCTGAAGAATGGCAATACGAACAAG CTTAAACCTTCTGCTGCATTGCCTAGCTCTGCTATGGAGAGGGCAACTAAATGGGATCCTGGGAGCTCAAAAGCATCAGATGAGCTCTATCGGATCCGCGGTCACTTGAATATACTTGAAGACAATCAGATGACTACAGTTTCTGTTGTTTCTACCCTCCAGGCAGAGCTCAAGCAGGCCCGTGACCATATTAGTGAGCTTGAGACAGAACGACAATTAGCGAAGAAAAAACTTGATCAATTCTTGAGGAAGCTTGCAGAGGAGAAGGCATTGTGGAGGAGCAGAGAGCATGAGAAAGTCCGGGCTATAATTGATGGCATGAAGGATGACCTCAACAGAGAGAGGAAAAACCGGCAACGGATGGAGATTGTGAATTCCAAGTTGGTCAATGAACTTGCGGAGGCTAAGTTATCAGTGAAACGACTCTTGCAAGACTATGAGAAGGAACGAAAGGCTCGTGAGCTTATGGAAGAGGTTTGCAATGAACTGGCAAAAGAGATCGAAGAAGGCAGAGCTGTCGTTGAAGCTATGAAAAGGGAATCCATGAAGATCCGAGAGGAAGTGGAAGAGGAGAGGAGGATGTTACAGATGGCTGAGGTATGGCGAGAGGAAAGGGTTCAGATGAAGCTCATAGATGCAAAGATCACTCTGGAAGATAAGTATTCACAGTTAAGCAAGCTACAAAAGGATATAGAGTCTTTCCTGAAAGCACAAACTATTGCAAACTCAGACACTGCAGTGATAGAAGGAGCAGTTTCACTCCAAATAAAAGCCAACTCAGTTATGCTTCAAGAGATGAAGGGGCTCACTTACCACCCTCCACTTGCTTCGGACGACATCTGTTCAGTCTTCGAAGAGCACCGCCCGAGAGAAGAAATcaatgaaagagagagagaaccaTGCTCTGAATACAGGCCAAACAATCATACCTCCAAAATCCACATAGCGAATGCTGAGACTGATGTGTTCTTAGAAAAAGCAACAATGCAGTATGCAAATGGAGCAATAGATATCAATGGTGATAAGGAAGATGATAGTGGTTGGGAAACACTGAGTCATGATGAGGAGCAGAGCTTAAGAAATTCACCGGGAGGGAGCGATCCATCTGTCAATGGGATTTTTGAAGAAAGCAATGCATCATCCACTGGAACAGAATGGGAGGAGAATGGCGATGACGGCAAGCCAAATAATGAAATCAGTGATGTTCAAAACAGAAGACACTCAAGAAAAGATGTATCCTCCATATCCAGGTTATGGAGATCCTCATGCCCAGATAATGGTGAAAATTGCAAGATGATACCAATTGAATTGACAAATGGAAGGCTGTCGAACGGAAAGAACTCACATGGAAGCTTTTCTTCCGACAGGGGATCAGGTGAAGTCGGTCTTAGCCCACCAAGCATAGGTCACTGGAGCTCCCCTGACTCCCTGAATCCTCATTTATCTCGAAAGATGAAAGGATGTATCGAATGGCCACGAGGTGTGCACAAGCATAGCCTGAAGGCAAAGCTTTTGGAGGCAAGGACGGAGAGCCAAAAGATTCAGCTGCGACATGTCCTCAAACAAAAAATTTAG
- the LOC105052621 gene encoding OVARIAN TUMOR DOMAIN-containing deubiquitinating enzyme 2 isoform X2 yields MEGIVVRRVIPSDNSCLFNAVGYVMDHDKHRAPELRQVIAATVASDPRKYNQAFLGKSNVEYCGWILNPEKWGGAIELAILSEYYGREIAAYDIQTTRCDLYGQDRNYRERVMLIYDGLHYDALAMSPFEGAPEEFDQTIFTVDNGRSIGHVEGLTLNLVRDAQSEWTNC; encoded by the exons ATGGAAGGAATCGTTGTGAGAAGAGTCATACCCTCCGACAATAGCTGCCTATTCAATGCTGTAGG GTATGTAATGGATCACGACAAGCACCGAGCTCCAGAGCTAAGACAG GTTATAGCTGCAACAGTGGCGAGTGATCCAAGAAAATATAACCAAGCATTTCTTGGAAAATCAAATGTAGAATACTGTGGCTGGATTTTGAATCCTGAGAAGTGGGGAG GTGCAATTGAACTTGCAATTCTATCAGAATATTATGGACGTGAAATTGCAGCATATGATATCCAGACCACCCGTTGTGATTTGTATGGCCAG GATAGGAATTATCGAGAGAGGGTTATGCTTATTTATGATGGCCTGCATTATGATGCATTAGCT ATGTCTCCATTTGAAGGAGCACCGGAAGAGTTTGATCAAACCATTTTTACTGTTGACAATGGTCGTTCTATTGGGCATGTGGAAGGCCTCACTCTTAATCTTGTTAGGGATGCTCAGAG TGAATGGACCAATTGCTAA